The Sporomusa termitida genome has a window encoding:
- a CDS encoding energy transducer TonB, translating into MTQKRWGIALCLSATVHLMLVAGISFFYLRDKPEALAEPLLPIEVELGEYNVEDDPADAPVQAAAPNPRPSRPAPVAISRLAPESAPVFADTAPTAAPKAVKEKMPVQEKAGQAGNGTGSASQSDSGHGHDAQGSSPYGGAGRLPYVIEGPPPPYPEEARLRGWEGTVRVRVLVLEKGTVGDMAIVQSSGYRSVDQSAVSGLRRWRFSPAYQGGRPVPAWVVVPVVFQLE; encoded by the coding sequence ATGACGCAAAAACGCTGGGGAATCGCACTTTGCCTGTCAGCAACTGTCCATCTGATGCTTGTTGCCGGCATTAGTTTTTTTTATTTGCGGGATAAACCGGAGGCTTTGGCGGAACCGCTGCTGCCGATAGAAGTGGAATTGGGTGAATATAACGTGGAGGACGATCCCGCTGATGCGCCGGTACAAGCGGCCGCGCCCAATCCGCGGCCGAGCCGGCCTGCACCAGTTGCTATCAGCCGGCTTGCGCCAGAGTCCGCTCCGGTTTTTGCCGATACTGCTCCCACTGCTGCTCCTAAAGCTGTAAAGGAAAAAATGCCGGTGCAGGAAAAAGCAGGCCAGGCCGGCAATGGCACTGGTTCGGCCAGCCAGTCTGACAGCGGCCACGGCCATGACGCCCAGGGGAGTTCACCATATGGCGGGGCCGGCCGGCTTCCCTATGTGATTGAAGGTCCGCCGCCGCCCTATCCAGAAGAAGCCAGGCTGCGCGGCTGGGAGGGAACGGTACGTGTCCGGGTTTTAGTCCTGGAAAAAGGAACTGTCGGCGATATGGCAATTGTACAGAGTTCGGGTTATCGCAGCGTGGATCAGTCGGCTGTCAGCGGCCTGCGCCGCTGGCGGTTCAGCCCGGCTTATCAAGGTGGGAGGCCGGTTCCGGCCTGGGTTGTTGTACCTGTTGTTTTTCAACTCGAATAA
- a CDS encoding [Fe-Fe] hydrogenase large subunit C-terminal domain-containing protein: MFCGISKTAGRQRAASRAMTRPQRQTEITLAGHRCRTCRLCLEACPLSSGRSRPGCLSVQPIVSQDCITCGACFRRCPHQAVDYQDDIQAFLAELTAGKPLALLVAPAVQRHFPAYRRLFGYLQTLGVTAFYNVLLRADITIWAYVHILRRNRGTPYISSPCAAVNNYIIKHAPRLQAHLLPVYSPLQCAAIYLKKYAAVREQLAFLSPCIAKRGEIRLNRPQPYGIEYSVTIGRLQQYLHAAGIDLNRYDPVDFTDAGEGNGQTLGAYGGICECLAGHLPPGSYQKISGTGSVYPFLADYQQALAKKYPLPTLTEVYNCAGGCDRGTGVGAYLSNIETPGGRQPDQNQAQTAAAIFSRFDRELNVADFIRI; encoded by the coding sequence ATGTTTTGTGGTATTAGCAAGACGGCAGGGCGGCAACGGGCGGCGAGCCGGGCTATGACCCGGCCGCAGCGGCAGACGGAAATCACGCTTGCCGGCCACCGGTGCCGCACCTGCCGGCTTTGTCTCGAGGCCTGCCCGCTCAGCAGCGGCCGCAGCCGGCCCGGCTGTTTGTCGGTACAGCCGATTGTCAGCCAGGACTGCATTACCTGCGGCGCCTGTTTCCGGCGGTGCCCGCATCAGGCGGTTGATTACCAGGATGATATTCAGGCCTTTCTGGCTGAATTAACTGCCGGTAAACCCTTAGCCCTGCTGGTGGCCCCGGCAGTTCAACGGCATTTTCCCGCTTACCGGCGACTGTTCGGCTATTTGCAAACCCTGGGGGTTACCGCCTTTTACAATGTCCTGCTGCGCGCTGACATCACGATCTGGGCCTATGTCCACATCCTGCGGCGCAATCGGGGCACGCCCTACATTTCCTCGCCCTGTGCGGCCGTCAACAATTATATTATTAAACACGCCCCCCGCTTACAGGCCCATTTATTGCCGGTCTATAGCCCGCTCCAGTGTGCGGCTATCTATCTGAAAAAATATGCCGCCGTCCGGGAGCAGCTGGCTTTCTTATCGCCCTGTATTGCCAAACGCGGCGAGATCCGCCTGAACCGGCCGCAGCCGTACGGGATCGAATACAGTGTCACCATCGGTCGCCTGCAACAGTACCTCCACGCGGCCGGCATTGACCTGAACCGCTATGACCCGGTGGATTTTACTGATGCCGGTGAAGGCAACGGCCAGACGCTCGGTGCTTATGGCGGAATTTGCGAATGCCTGGCCGGCCATCTGCCGCCAGGGAGCTATCAAAAAATCAGCGGCACCGGCTCAGTTTACCCGTTTCTGGCCGACTACCAGCAGGCCCTGGCAAAAAAATATCCTTTGCCGACGCTGACCGAAGTCTATAACTGTGCGGGCGGCTGTGACCGCGGGACCGGAGTGGGCGCTTATCTGAGCAATATAGAAACGCCAGGCGGCCGGCAGCCTGATCAAAATCAGGCGCAAACGGCGGCAGCCATTTTTAGCAGGTTTGACCGCGAATTAAATGTAGCGGATTTTATCCGGATCTAA
- a CDS encoding TonB-dependent receptor plug domain-containing protein, translating to MMKKTAIVALTALAFSAAPTYAQAVDPEEFALEEVVVTATKTDMKKKTVPASVEVITREDINARGAHTLKDIISTAAGVSMIRSTGRDAVSIRGFESWFSMILIDGKRISSEIDQSYELERIALANVERIEIVRGPVSSLYGTDAMGGVVNIITKRAAAPAFSASLGHGANSRGDRGGKDRYHFTYDSGLQGKTGVTLSGSRLENNASFKSNGTTYAPYGERENISTSVDYRLTEDETITLTAAYMSEDTQEYAYKETPAGNTRMRIHDQNKRYDYSLSYNKQETATNSVFLRAYLSEYYKKSDIYNAASGQFMNFGDSHRTLPGFEARLTRAAGDRHILTYGGEYRPEKFRGTAVKTGQKIFSVNHGGKVLTGSGIDLDYSALYIQDQWQVSPKLLAVSSLRYDDSNRFESNLSPKLGLTYEASGESRLKLNVAKGFRTPTPNQLYISSSVKRNDDFVTLIGNDQLRSEKSNSYELSLEQDWGKATGKLTYFVNKLDNMIEEDWLSSSQVTYQNIDKATLQGVEAELSYPLSATLAWTANYTNLDATDDQNNSRLTNRARHKLASRLAYDDHDSVRASLWCEFYGDFLYDAGAGASKNKSYSLWNLNLEKALTPNYTFSVGVENLLNKKDEDLSLQGAFVYSEIRLKF from the coding sequence ATGATGAAAAAAACAGCCATTGTAGCCTTGACTGCCTTAGCATTTTCCGCAGCCCCTACCTATGCGCAGGCGGTGGACCCTGAGGAATTTGCCCTGGAGGAGGTCGTGGTTACGGCAACCAAGACCGATATGAAGAAAAAAACAGTACCGGCCTCTGTTGAGGTGATTACCCGGGAGGATATTAATGCCCGGGGGGCGCACACGCTAAAAGATATTATCAGTACGGCCGCCGGTGTCAGCATGATCCGCTCAACCGGCCGCGATGCCGTTTCCATCCGGGGGTTTGAGTCGTGGTTCTCAATGATCCTCATTGACGGCAAACGGATTTCCTCGGAGATTGACCAGAGCTATGAACTGGAACGGATCGCGCTGGCGAATGTGGAGCGGATTGAGATTGTGCGCGGGCCTGTCAGCTCCCTGTACGGCACCGATGCAATGGGCGGCGTGGTCAATATTATCACTAAGCGGGCAGCCGCACCGGCCTTCAGTGCCAGCCTGGGCCACGGAGCCAACAGCCGCGGCGACCGGGGCGGGAAAGACCGCTATCATTTTACCTATGATTCGGGGCTGCAGGGCAAAACCGGGGTGACCCTATCCGGCTCCCGCTTAGAAAATAACGCCTCTTTCAAAAGCAACGGGACTACCTATGCGCCGTATGGCGAGCGGGAGAATATCAGCACCAGCGTGGATTACCGGCTGACAGAAGACGAAACCATTACCCTGACCGCGGCCTATATGAGTGAGGATACGCAGGAGTATGCTTATAAAGAAACGCCGGCGGGAAACACCAGAATGAGAATTCATGACCAGAATAAGCGCTACGATTATTCACTGAGCTACAACAAACAGGAGACGGCCACCAACAGTGTTTTTCTGCGGGCCTATTTATCCGAGTATTATAAGAAAAGTGATATCTATAATGCCGCATCCGGACAGTTCATGAATTTTGGCGACTCTCATCGCACCCTGCCCGGTTTTGAAGCCCGCCTGACCCGGGCGGCCGGAGACCGGCATATCCTGACCTACGGCGGTGAATACCGGCCGGAAAAATTCCGCGGGACCGCAGTCAAAACCGGTCAGAAAATATTTTCTGTGAACCATGGCGGCAAGGTTCTCACAGGTTCGGGCATTGATCTCGATTATTCCGCGTTATATATTCAGGACCAGTGGCAGGTGTCGCCCAAGCTGCTGGCTGTTTCCTCCCTCCGCTATGACGACAGCAATCGATTTGAAAGCAATCTCAGCCCCAAGCTGGGCCTCACCTACGAGGCCAGCGGGGAATCGCGGCTTAAGCTTAACGTTGCCAAGGGCTTCCGCACTCCCACCCCTAATCAGCTTTATATCAGCTCATCGGTGAAACGCAATGATGATTTTGTAACCTTAATTGGCAACGATCAGCTCCGGTCCGAAAAGTCGAATTCCTATGAGCTCTCACTGGAGCAGGACTGGGGCAAGGCTACCGGCAAGCTGACCTATTTTGTCAACAAGCTTGACAATATGATTGAAGAAGACTGGCTGTCCAGCAGTCAAGTTACCTATCAAAATATCGACAAGGCCACCCTGCAGGGGGTGGAGGCCGAGCTGAGCTATCCCTTGTCGGCGACCCTTGCGTGGACAGCCAATTATACCAACCTGGATGCCACCGATGACCAGAACAATTCACGGCTGACAAACCGGGCCCGCCATAAGCTGGCCTCCCGCCTGGCCTATGATGATCACGACTCGGTCCGGGCCAGTCTCTGGTGCGAATTTTATGGCGATTTTCTGTATGATGCCGGTGCGGGTGCCAGCAAGAATAAGTCCTATTCCCTGTGGAACCTAAACCTGGAAAAAGCGCTAACCCCCAATTACACCTTCAGCGTCGGGGTGGAAAACCTGCTCAACAAGAAAGATGAGGACCTGTCCCTGCAGGGGGCCTTTGTATACAGTGAAATCCGGCTGAAATTCTAA
- a CDS encoding Crp/Fnr family transcriptional regulator, which produces MENFFPAIASCPLFKNCSRSDLERFLEQAGYKIGNYRKNQFIFRMDQPITDVGIILKGSVEVQKIFPSGKVVNLICKEKGELFAEGTIFSSLPAYPCQVIARATTDVMLLPKQYLIRALADNSVLLANFLALMADKLVFLNKKIELLSYCSIQSKIAYSLVHCIATAGNAGVIKLPYTQKAWAEHLNVSRPSLCRELKNLCQAKILLADKGTITILRQDKLEALLNE; this is translated from the coding sequence ATGGAGAATTTTTTCCCGGCGATCGCCAGTTGCCCGCTGTTTAAAAACTGCAGCCGCTCGGACCTGGAGCGGTTTCTGGAACAGGCCGGCTACAAAATCGGCAATTATAGAAAAAACCAGTTCATTTTCAGAATGGACCAGCCGATCACCGATGTGGGGATTATCCTCAAAGGCAGTGTCGAGGTGCAGAAGATCTTCCCGTCAGGCAAGGTTGTTAACCTGATCTGTAAGGAAAAAGGCGAATTATTCGCCGAAGGCACGATATTCTCCAGCCTGCCGGCCTATCCGTGCCAGGTCATAGCCCGGGCCACCACGGACGTTATGCTGCTTCCCAAACAATATCTGATCAGGGCCCTGGCTGACAACAGCGTGCTGCTGGCCAATTTTCTGGCCCTTATGGCCGACAAGCTTGTTTTTTTGAACAAAAAAATTGAGCTGTTGTCCTATTGCTCAATTCAAAGCAAAATTGCTTATTCGTTAGTGCATTGTATTGCCACCGCCGGCAATGCCGGCGTCATCAAGCTGCCGTATACGCAAAAAGCGTGGGCCGAGCATTTGAATGTGTCGCGCCCGTCCCTGTGCCGCGAGCTGAAAAACCTGTGCCAGGCCAAGATTCTCCTGGCCGACAAAGGAACAATCACCATTTTGCGGCAGGACAAACTAGAGGCACTGCTAAATGAATAA
- a CDS encoding MmcQ/YjbR family DNA-binding protein has product MNSKECYCYCLTKLGAIEDYPFGPGIIVIRVAGKIFALLSRWQGQDILSLKCEPNYSELLRQQYPAVIPGYHLNKRHWNTLLLNGTIPAAETKGLIDHSYELVFSSRGRSKRTGK; this is encoded by the coding sequence GTGAACTCTAAAGAATGTTATTGCTATTGCCTGACTAAACTGGGAGCCATTGAGGATTACCCTTTTGGCCCCGGCATCATTGTCATCAGAGTTGCCGGTAAAATTTTTGCCCTGCTGTCACGCTGGCAGGGGCAGGATATTCTGTCGTTAAAATGCGAGCCCAACTATTCTGAGCTGTTGCGACAGCAATATCCGGCCGTTATTCCCGGGTATCACCTAAATAAACGCCACTGGAACACACTGTTGCTTAATGGAACTATACCCGCGGCGGAGACCAAAGGGTTGATCGACCATTCGTATGAACTGGTATTCAGCTCACGGGGCCGGAGCAAGAGGACTGGCAAATAA
- a CDS encoding universal stress protein produces the protein MKKDILVPFDGSRNATEALQLAITMAKLLQEKLIVLNVQPSFQTVHTKMFFKENTIREYQEQLFEETAAPARKILDEAGIDYELRLRIGDAKEQICLEAMAGNTVLPGCATTGMRMIVMGSRGMHPVLGGVLGSVSYGVVNAAGCPVTIVPYSCAE, from the coding sequence ATGAAGAAAGATATCCTTGTTCCGTTCGATGGGTCCAGGAATGCCACCGAAGCGCTGCAACTGGCAATTACTATGGCGAAACTGCTGCAGGAAAAACTGATTGTCCTCAACGTTCAGCCTAGTTTTCAGACCGTCCATACGAAAATGTTTTTCAAAGAGAATACAATCCGCGAGTATCAGGAGCAGCTGTTTGAAGAGACTGCCGCCCCGGCGCGAAAGATACTGGATGAGGCCGGTATAGACTATGAGCTCCGGTTACGGATCGGTGATGCCAAAGAGCAGATTTGCCTGGAAGCAATGGCCGGCAATACGGTTCTGCCCGGCTGTGCCACCACCGGTATGCGGATGATTGTTATGGGGTCCCGGGGCATGCATCCGGTGCTGGGCGGGGTATTGGGCAGCGTCAGCTATGGGGTGGTCAACGCTGCCGGTTGCCCGGTAACCATTGTACCTTACTCTTGTGCGGAATAG
- a CDS encoding HAL/PAL/TAL family ammonia-lyase — protein MVEKKDARNTPTVVLGGRVTMKELVAVARFGARVEFSEAYCQRVNQARGLVEKWIGEGRVMYGITTGFGALCTQVISPAETAQLQRNIVISHATSVGSPLSVEEVRATMFMVLQNVGQGFCGARLETVELYRQFLNLGLTPFAPGEGSVGYLSPEAHMALVLIGEGQAYVAGELLPAKEALRRVGLTPTVLAAKEGLVLVSGTTSVTAIGSLALYDMLNAAKSADIIGALTLEVLKGTTRAFDDRLMSVRPHEDQRSTAANVRNVLQDSEIAAHFRDYRLQDALSLRCIPQLHGAAKKTLKDALKTIEIEINSCCDNPILWPEGADGEAISGCNADSSYVGIELDSACIAATVLAKMSERRNNRLVDGSLSGYPWFLIRKPGLNSGLMIPQYTQAGLLNDMKILSHPATIDGIPTCGNQEDYVAMGYNAVKKARQVVEKLEFILAIELLSVYQAHQFIDGDRLPATAAQAVLGEIALTVPVMSEDIYLYPHINTLKNLIHSQKIVELVEDRIGTLL, from the coding sequence ATGGTGGAAAAAAAAGATGCCCGTAATACGCCAACAGTGGTTCTTGGCGGCCGGGTGACCATGAAAGAATTGGTGGCGGTTGCCCGTTTTGGTGCCAGGGTGGAGTTTTCTGAGGCGTATTGTCAGCGAGTAAACCAAGCCCGGGGGTTGGTGGAAAAATGGATCGGTGAGGGCCGGGTGATGTATGGTATCACCACCGGCTTCGGGGCCCTTTGCACCCAGGTGATTTCACCGGCGGAAACGGCCCAGCTGCAAAGAAACATTGTCATATCACACGCAACCTCAGTGGGTTCGCCCTTATCAGTGGAAGAAGTGCGGGCGACTATGTTTATGGTCTTGCAAAATGTCGGCCAGGGCTTTTGTGGGGCGCGGCTGGAAACCGTAGAGCTGTACCGGCAATTTCTAAACCTTGGTCTGACACCGTTCGCCCCCGGGGAGGGATCTGTCGGTTATCTCAGCCCGGAAGCACATATGGCGTTGGTGCTGATTGGTGAAGGGCAGGCTTATGTGGCCGGAGAACTACTGCCGGCCAAGGAAGCGCTGCGGCGGGTAGGGCTTACCCCAACCGTGTTGGCGGCCAAGGAAGGCTTAGTGCTGGTTTCCGGCACAACCAGCGTCACGGCCATTGGTTCGCTGGCCTTATATGACATGCTAAATGCGGCAAAAAGCGCGGATATCATCGGTGCGCTGACGCTGGAAGTCCTGAAAGGGACTACGCGCGCTTTTGATGACAGGCTGATGAGCGTCCGGCCGCATGAGGACCAACGCAGCACAGCGGCTAATGTAAGAAATGTGCTGCAGGATTCGGAGATTGCGGCGCATTTCCGGGATTACCGCTTGCAGGATGCGCTGTCGCTGCGGTGTATACCTCAACTGCACGGGGCTGCCAAGAAAACTCTGAAAGATGCGTTAAAAACCATTGAAATAGAAATAAATTCTTGCTGTGATAACCCGATTCTCTGGCCCGAAGGCGCTGACGGCGAAGCTATCTCCGGCTGCAACGCGGATTCCTCCTATGTGGGCATTGAACTGGACTCAGCCTGCATTGCCGCCACCGTTCTTGCCAAGATGTCCGAGCGGCGAAATAACCGGCTGGTAGACGGCAGTCTCTCCGGCTACCCCTGGTTTCTTATCAGGAAACCGGGCCTTAATTCCGGGTTGATGATACCACAGTATACCCAGGCGGGCTTATTGAATGATATGAAGATCCTGTCCCATCCGGCAACCATTGACGGGATACCAACCTGCGGCAATCAGGAAGATTATGTGGCGATGGGCTATAATGCGGTTAAGAAAGCGCGACAGGTTGTGGAAAAACTGGAATTTATCCTGGCAATTGAACTATTGTCTGTATATCAGGCGCATCAATTCATAGACGGGGACAGACTGCCGGCCACTGCAGCTCAGGCTGTCTTGGGGGAGATTGCCCTTACCGTGCCGGTTATGAGTGAAGATATCTACCTTTACCCTCATATCAATACCTTGAAGAATCTGATCCATTCGCAAAAAATAGTCGAGCTGGTGGAAGATAGGATTGGAACGTTATTATAA